The Vespula vulgaris chromosome 12, iyVesVulg1.1, whole genome shotgun sequence genome window below encodes:
- the LOC127068019 gene encoding protein eyes shut isoform X2 gives MTRIFNEYHHTLYYNDDLWFCIVSSSSYSCYCIDGYTGINCEINWDDCWSNPCLNGGICTDAVAAYNCTCSEGFIGINCEQKYSECANQPCLNNGTCLDYDGFICQCPDGYSGDYCEIDASVCNDTICKNFGECIEGPGFSFFCRCPAGWTGRLCDEDIDECVTSPCKNGGLCINVPATYTCACLFGFTGKDCDKVILPCDQNLCQNGAVCLLEDNKSVCYCVPDYHGTLCELKYDDCESKSANCENGGTCIDGINSYTCACPPDYSGMICEEYIFSSTSTSFITKSSIEVNDSSVKSTDMSSSESTPTSMGFTSTSPSLYPYPITTLSTTISKTIDHYTKWYPSIETTSASQTDRNVITTSTENASFLTETPLIFVHMSTKKDISETHTVSETRITEEETIPSTSEISIAITEPISYHNFTDGTKISEIDQDNITESFSSMSASTYQQTSKEISSTPPYTTSTIGYHPTVEVTDFNDVRNDTTIRSSRLFTDATTASLDTDDFLGNTTSIQTVFTTEPVEPPTVSTISEGELSSTLSSTSVIISKSSTTQSLQYSTTMSTIVNANQTTVSLDLENSTLHTKYDQVPIATEQSSTSIECNDNSCVTGTNIPSARNVSECNCTEHEEECKSIKSAAFNGKSYARQSINININNGTMSLRIYVKLRTRFKNGIIFHIYFDDERYALIYLESSILKFQFSCGLETMLLGEIDSAINNGFEAEIDMRFEYYIMNKTDKCSARLLVNGTTAVSGEQMLSLREKFPHRATLNLGGIPLAFSHYFPRVAMGFIGCMNSLTVNGIQRNFIHDSTETFQIEECTSFFCLSNPCQNFGACEETNGVVRCHCVAGYTGTLCERSICDENPCSLGATCISSPGTGFICICPLGNHGLFCEEDTIVIRPSFSTLVPGFSSYIAYGVSNSIRDTMELKMKLIPHTVDQISLIAYLGQSGSRQEISDHLSITYVRGYIMLTWDLGSGKSILTTNNGVGAYAPTSAIIIHLCSDIYVGVRRIFTKTPLTSVSAATGPGIKSHNPHTLHIGRKGRDAWLAIDGTDNVTGQAAGAMSQLDVSPILYIGGHKSKNFEMLPHDLPLHTGFSGCIFDIELRTKDTVFPVTSSSPATGRGVGECHRNECIRHSCKNGAVCLNHGSTYSCICTKDWTGPDCSVAVEKRFSSNLSTCHISN, from the exons ATGACgagaattttcaatgaatatcATCACACTTTGTATTATAATGATGATCTTTGGTTTTGTATTGTAAGCAGTAGCTCTTATTCGTGTTACTGTATCGATGGATATACCGGAATTAATTGCGAAATTAATTGGGACGATTGTTGGTCAAATCCTTGTCTCAATGGTGGAATATGTACGGATGCTGTGGCAGCTTACAATTGTACCTGTTCCGAAGGTTTCATAG GAATAAATTGCGAACAAAAATATAGCGAATGTGCGAATCAACCTTGTCTCAACAATGGTACCTGCCTCGATTACGATGGATTTATATGTCAATGTCCTGATGGATATTCAG GCGATTATTGTGAAATCGATGCTTCGGTCTGTAACGATacgatttgtaaaaatttcgGAGAATGCATCGAAGGACCaggattctctttcttttgtcgaTGTCCAGCAG GATGGACTGGTCGATTATGTGATGAAGATATTGACGAATGCGTTACTTCGCCATGCAAAAATGGTGGGCTTTGTATAAATGTTCCAGCTACTTACACGTGCGCTTGTTTATTCG gtTTTACCGGTAAAGATTGTGACAAAGTTATCTTACCCTGTGATCAAAATCTTTGTCAAAACGGCGCAGTGTGCTTATTAGAAGACAATAAATCAGTCTGTTACTGCGTACCTGATTATCACGGAACACTGTGCGAACTCAAATATGATGATTGCGAGTCAAAGTCAGCAAATTGCGAAAATGGTGGTACTTGTATCGATGGAATCAATAGTTACACCTGTGCTTGTCCTCCTGACTATAGCGGAATGATTTGCGAAGAGTACATTTTCTCATCGACATCAACATCGTTTATAACAAAAAGTTCGATAGAAGTAAATGATAGTAGCGTTAAGTCAACCGATATGTCTTCATCGGAATCTACACCTACGTCTATGGGATTCACATCTACCAGTCCAAGCCTGTATCCTTACCCAATCACCACATTATCAACGACAATTTCTAAAACTATCGATCATTATACGAAATGGTATCCTTCGATAGAAACAACATCAGCTTCGCAGACAGATCGGAACGTAATCACGACCAGTACAGAAAATGCTTCATTTCTTACCGAAACACCATTGATTTTTGTACATATGTCAactaaaaaagatatttcagaGACTCACACTGTATCAGAAACACGGATTACCGAAGAAGAAACAATTCCTTCCACATCTGAGATTTCCATAGCGATAACAGAACCTATTAGTTATCATAACTTTACGGATGGTACAAAAATATCAGAAATTGATCAAGATAATATTACGGAATCATTTTCATCAATGTCAGCATCGACTTATCAACAAACGagtaaagaaataagtagTACGCCACCATATACAACAAGTACAATTGG ATATCATCCAACAGTAGAAGTGACTGATTTTAATGATGTTAGGAACGATACAACTATCCGATCCAGCCGTTTATTTACTGATGCTACAACGGCATCATTAGATACTGATGATTTTCTGGGAAATACGACTTCAATACAAACTGTTTTTACAACGGAACCTGTAGAACCTCCGACTGTTTCCACGATTTCGGAAGGAGAATTGTCATCCACGTTGTCGTCAACGTctgttattatttctaaaagttCAACAACGCAATCTCTGCAGTACAGCACTACTATGAGTACAATTGTAAATGCAAATCAAACTACAGTAAGTCTTGATCTTGAAAATAGTACATTACATACAAAATACGATCAAGTTCCCATTGCGACGGAACAATCGTCAACAAGTATTGAATGCAATGACAACTCTTGTGTAACTGGAACCAATATACCGTCTGCTCGCAATGTATCGGAA TGCAACTGTACAGAACACGAGGAAGAATGTAAAAGCATTAAAAGTGCGGCTTTTAATGGAAAGTCATATGCAAGACagagtattaatattaacattaataatgGTACTATGAGTCTTCGAATTTACGTAAAACTTCGAACCCGTTTCAAAAAtggtataatatttcatatatattttgacgATGAACGTTATgctttaatatatttagaaagtagtatattgaaatttcaattCTCGTGTGGTTTGGAAACGATGTTACTTGGCGAGATTGATTCTGCCATTAATAATGGATTTGAAGCGGAGATCGATATGAG atttgAATActatattatgaataaaacTGATAAATGTTCCGCTAGATTGTTAGTAAATGGTACTACAGCCGTAAGCGGCGAACAAATGTTATCATTACGTGAAAAGTTTCCACATCGTGCTACTTTAAATTTAGGTGGCATACCATTGGCATTTTCCCATTATTTTCCTCGTGTAGCTATGGGATTTATTGGTTGCATGAACTCATTGACG GTAAATGGTATCcagagaaattttattcatgATTCTACAGAGACGTTTCAAATTGAAGAATGTACGTCATTCTTTTGCTTATCAAATCCATGTCAAAACTTTGGAGCATGTGAAGAAACAAATGGTGTCGTTCGTTGTCATTGCGTTGCGGG TTATACAGGGACATTATGTGAACGTTCAATATGCGACGAGAATCCTTGTTCGCTAGGTGCGACCTGTATAAGTTCACCCGGAACAGGTTTTATTTGCATTTGTCCTCTTGGAAATCATGGACTTTTTTGTGAAGAAG ataCCATTGTTATTCGTCCATCCTTTTCAACTCTGGTACCAGGTTTTTCATCATATATTGCTTATGGTGTTTCAAATTCGATAAGGGACACTATGGAACTTAAAATGAAACTCATTCCACATACTGTAGATCAAATATCTCTCATAGCTTATTTAGGGCAAAGTGGTTCACGTCAAGAAATATCAGATCATCTCTCTATAACGTATGTACGTGGTTATATCATGTTAACCTGGGATCTTGGTTCAGGTAAATCGATATTAACAACTAATAACGGCGTCGGAGCATATGCTCCTACTAGTGCAATTATCATTCATTTGTGCAGTGATATTTATGTAGGCGTACGCAGAATCTTCACAAAAACACCCCTAACTTCCGTATCAGCTGCAACTGGGCCAGGAATAAAAAGCCATAATCCACATACATTACATATtggaagaaaagggagagatgCATGGCTTGCTATTGATGGTACAGATAATGTTACTGGCCAGGCAGCTGGTGCTATGTCTCAACTTGATGTGTCTCCTATACTTTACATTG GAGGTCacaaatcaaaaaattttgaaatgcTACCACATGATCTACCTTTACACACTGGTTTCTCCGGATGTATATTTGATATCGAATTACGTACGAAGGATACAGTCTTCCCTGTAACCAGTTCTAGTCCAGCTACTGGACGTGGCGTAGGAGAATGTCACCGTAACGAATGTATTCGTCATTCCTGTAAAAATGGTGCAGTATGCTTGAATCATGGTTCTACATATAG TTGTATATGCACGAAGGATTGGACGGGTCCGGATTGTTCTGTAGCAGTGGAAAAACGTTTTTCTAGTAATTTATCAACCTGTcatatatcgaattaa
- the LOC127068019 gene encoding protein eyes shut isoform X1, protein MGRWVHVAKILNDFYGIVLVLATCVTTLVIGESLIQSNCSIDPCMYGICLDNDNSSSSYSCYCIDGYTGINCEINWDDCWSNPCLNGGICTDAVAAYNCTCSEGFIGINCEQKYSECANQPCLNNGTCLDYDGFICQCPDGYSGDYCEIDASVCNDTICKNFGECIEGPGFSFFCRCPAGWTGRLCDEDIDECVTSPCKNGGLCINVPATYTCACLFGFTGKDCDKVILPCDQNLCQNGAVCLLEDNKSVCYCVPDYHGTLCELKYDDCESKSANCENGGTCIDGINSYTCACPPDYSGMICEEYIFSSTSTSFITKSSIEVNDSSVKSTDMSSSESTPTSMGFTSTSPSLYPYPITTLSTTISKTIDHYTKWYPSIETTSASQTDRNVITTSTENASFLTETPLIFVHMSTKKDISETHTVSETRITEEETIPSTSEISIAITEPISYHNFTDGTKISEIDQDNITESFSSMSASTYQQTSKEISSTPPYTTSTIGYHPTVEVTDFNDVRNDTTIRSSRLFTDATTASLDTDDFLGNTTSIQTVFTTEPVEPPTVSTISEGELSSTLSSTSVIISKSSTTQSLQYSTTMSTIVNANQTTVSLDLENSTLHTKYDQVPIATEQSSTSIECNDNSCVTGTNIPSARNVSECNCTEHEEECKSIKSAAFNGKSYARQSINININNGTMSLRIYVKLRTRFKNGIIFHIYFDDERYALIYLESSILKFQFSCGLETMLLGEIDSAINNGFEAEIDMRFEYYIMNKTDKCSARLLVNGTTAVSGEQMLSLREKFPHRATLNLGGIPLAFSHYFPRVAMGFIGCMNSLTVNGIQRNFIHDSTETFQIEECTSFFCLSNPCQNFGACEETNGVVRCHCVAGYTGTLCERSICDENPCSLGATCISSPGTGFICICPLGNHGLFCEEDTIVIRPSFSTLVPGFSSYIAYGVSNSIRDTMELKMKLIPHTVDQISLIAYLGQSGSRQEISDHLSITYVRGYIMLTWDLGSGVRRIFTKTPLTSVSAATGPGIKSHNPHTLHIGRKGRDAWLAIDGTDNVTGQAAGAMSQLDVSPILYIGGHKSKNFEMLPHDLPLHTGFSGCIFDIELRTKDTVFPVTSSSPATGRGVGECHRNECIRHSCKNGAVCLNHGSTYSCICTKDWTGPDCSVAVEKRFSSNLSTCHISN, encoded by the exons ATGGGAAg GTGGGTACATGTTGCaaagatattaaatgatttttacggGATCGTACTTGTCTTAGCAACTTGCGTAACAACATTGGTGATAGGCGAATCATTGATACAATCAAACTGTAGCATCGATCCCTGTATGTATGGAATTTGTTTGGATAACGACAACAG CAGTAGCTCTTATTCGTGTTACTGTATCGATGGATATACCGGAATTAATTGCGAAATTAATTGGGACGATTGTTGGTCAAATCCTTGTCTCAATGGTGGAATATGTACGGATGCTGTGGCAGCTTACAATTGTACCTGTTCCGAAGGTTTCATAG GAATAAATTGCGAACAAAAATATAGCGAATGTGCGAATCAACCTTGTCTCAACAATGGTACCTGCCTCGATTACGATGGATTTATATGTCAATGTCCTGATGGATATTCAG GCGATTATTGTGAAATCGATGCTTCGGTCTGTAACGATacgatttgtaaaaatttcgGAGAATGCATCGAAGGACCaggattctctttcttttgtcgaTGTCCAGCAG GATGGACTGGTCGATTATGTGATGAAGATATTGACGAATGCGTTACTTCGCCATGCAAAAATGGTGGGCTTTGTATAAATGTTCCAGCTACTTACACGTGCGCTTGTTTATTCG gtTTTACCGGTAAAGATTGTGACAAAGTTATCTTACCCTGTGATCAAAATCTTTGTCAAAACGGCGCAGTGTGCTTATTAGAAGACAATAAATCAGTCTGTTACTGCGTACCTGATTATCACGGAACACTGTGCGAACTCAAATATGATGATTGCGAGTCAAAGTCAGCAAATTGCGAAAATGGTGGTACTTGTATCGATGGAATCAATAGTTACACCTGTGCTTGTCCTCCTGACTATAGCGGAATGATTTGCGAAGAGTACATTTTCTCATCGACATCAACATCGTTTATAACAAAAAGTTCGATAGAAGTAAATGATAGTAGCGTTAAGTCAACCGATATGTCTTCATCGGAATCTACACCTACGTCTATGGGATTCACATCTACCAGTCCAAGCCTGTATCCTTACCCAATCACCACATTATCAACGACAATTTCTAAAACTATCGATCATTATACGAAATGGTATCCTTCGATAGAAACAACATCAGCTTCGCAGACAGATCGGAACGTAATCACGACCAGTACAGAAAATGCTTCATTTCTTACCGAAACACCATTGATTTTTGTACATATGTCAactaaaaaagatatttcagaGACTCACACTGTATCAGAAACACGGATTACCGAAGAAGAAACAATTCCTTCCACATCTGAGATTTCCATAGCGATAACAGAACCTATTAGTTATCATAACTTTACGGATGGTACAAAAATATCAGAAATTGATCAAGATAATATTACGGAATCATTTTCATCAATGTCAGCATCGACTTATCAACAAACGagtaaagaaataagtagTACGCCACCATATACAACAAGTACAATTGG ATATCATCCAACAGTAGAAGTGACTGATTTTAATGATGTTAGGAACGATACAACTATCCGATCCAGCCGTTTATTTACTGATGCTACAACGGCATCATTAGATACTGATGATTTTCTGGGAAATACGACTTCAATACAAACTGTTTTTACAACGGAACCTGTAGAACCTCCGACTGTTTCCACGATTTCGGAAGGAGAATTGTCATCCACGTTGTCGTCAACGTctgttattatttctaaaagttCAACAACGCAATCTCTGCAGTACAGCACTACTATGAGTACAATTGTAAATGCAAATCAAACTACAGTAAGTCTTGATCTTGAAAATAGTACATTACATACAAAATACGATCAAGTTCCCATTGCGACGGAACAATCGTCAACAAGTATTGAATGCAATGACAACTCTTGTGTAACTGGAACCAATATACCGTCTGCTCGCAATGTATCGGAA TGCAACTGTACAGAACACGAGGAAGAATGTAAAAGCATTAAAAGTGCGGCTTTTAATGGAAAGTCATATGCAAGACagagtattaatattaacattaataatgGTACTATGAGTCTTCGAATTTACGTAAAACTTCGAACCCGTTTCAAAAAtggtataatatttcatatatattttgacgATGAACGTTATgctttaatatatttagaaagtagtatattgaaatttcaattCTCGTGTGGTTTGGAAACGATGTTACTTGGCGAGATTGATTCTGCCATTAATAATGGATTTGAAGCGGAGATCGATATGAG atttgAATActatattatgaataaaacTGATAAATGTTCCGCTAGATTGTTAGTAAATGGTACTACAGCCGTAAGCGGCGAACAAATGTTATCATTACGTGAAAAGTTTCCACATCGTGCTACTTTAAATTTAGGTGGCATACCATTGGCATTTTCCCATTATTTTCCTCGTGTAGCTATGGGATTTATTGGTTGCATGAACTCATTGACG GTAAATGGTATCcagagaaattttattcatgATTCTACAGAGACGTTTCAAATTGAAGAATGTACGTCATTCTTTTGCTTATCAAATCCATGTCAAAACTTTGGAGCATGTGAAGAAACAAATGGTGTCGTTCGTTGTCATTGCGTTGCGGG TTATACAGGGACATTATGTGAACGTTCAATATGCGACGAGAATCCTTGTTCGCTAGGTGCGACCTGTATAAGTTCACCCGGAACAGGTTTTATTTGCATTTGTCCTCTTGGAAATCATGGACTTTTTTGTGAAGAAG ataCCATTGTTATTCGTCCATCCTTTTCAACTCTGGTACCAGGTTTTTCATCATATATTGCTTATGGTGTTTCAAATTCGATAAGGGACACTATGGAACTTAAAATGAAACTCATTCCACATACTGTAGATCAAATATCTCTCATAGCTTATTTAGGGCAAAGTGGTTCACGTCAAGAAATATCAGATCATCTCTCTATAACGTATGTACGTGGTTATATCATGTTAACCTGGGATCTTGGTTCAG GCGTACGCAGAATCTTCACAAAAACACCCCTAACTTCCGTATCAGCTGCAACTGGGCCAGGAATAAAAAGCCATAATCCACATACATTACATATtggaagaaaagggagagatgCATGGCTTGCTATTGATGGTACAGATAATGTTACTGGCCAGGCAGCTGGTGCTATGTCTCAACTTGATGTGTCTCCTATACTTTACATTG GAGGTCacaaatcaaaaaattttgaaatgcTACCACATGATCTACCTTTACACACTGGTTTCTCCGGATGTATATTTGATATCGAATTACGTACGAAGGATACAGTCTTCCCTGTAACCAGTTCTAGTCCAGCTACTGGACGTGGCGTAGGAGAATGTCACCGTAACGAATGTATTCGTCATTCCTGTAAAAATGGTGCAGTATGCTTGAATCATGGTTCTACATATAG TTGTATATGCACGAAGGATTGGACGGGTCCGGATTGTTCTGTAGCAGTGGAAAAACGTTTTTCTAGTAATTTATCAACCTGTcatatatcgaattaa
- the LOC127068036 gene encoding SET domain-containing protein SmydA-8-like — MSVVEPKKAETVLKNHLKRHELLSDDSQVCWTVGYSSFEGRGLFATRDIEAGELIFVDNALLLSPRNSEKYLPLCVSCYKNECPLFPCDRGCGLPICSQICEDSKKHMDHECEYLRKLEPTCGTTWSMDLLRALLAVRAISLDDEQRDVLAIFQCHQNLNNDCEVTLLRSNVKNAPKVKEIDFMMMVSGIFNTNSFETIVVQDKDHYTSLRGLYPMGALLNHACVPNTRHHYDSQQQLYVIAVRPISAGEEITMTYIDLFWDTILRRQVLSITKNFFCRCSRCSDPAEHGSLLNALYCAGDYCSGILLPCDPLNNESAWMCNSCRTIIKSRQIHSIRSGLSSILKENIVKHPREILKFLQKELSILIPPSNYLMADIKYSIISYFGKTEDLLWEDLTDAELAIKSSFCTDLLSILNILGCGQCRKRGLLLYELYCTTKEQLRRFQGRNDFKEERLMLFKTMNIEDNESLLNEVINIFQNDVVATTFLNDNC, encoded by the exons ATGAGTGTTGTGGAACCAAAGAAAGCAGAAACCGTcttgaaaaatcatttaaaaagacATGAATTATTGTCCGACGATTCACAGGTTTGCTGGACCGTCGGTTATTCATCTTTCGAAGGCCGTGGACTATTTGCAACTCGTGATATAGAGGCAGGAGAATTAATATTTGTGGACAATGCTCTTTTACTATCACCACGAAACTCCGAAAAGTATTTGCCATTATGCGTATCTTGTTACAAAAACGAAtgtcctctttttccttgCGATCGTGGATGCGGTCTTCCTATATGTTCTCAAATATGCGAGGATTCAAAGAAACATATGGATCACGAGTGTGAATATTTGAGAAAATTAGAGCCAACTTGCGGTACGACTTGGTCTATGGATTTATTACGTGCACTTTTGGCAGTAAGAGCAATTTCGCTTGACGATGAGCAACGCGATGTCTTGGCTATATTCCAATGTCATCAAAACTTGAATAATGATTGTGAG gTCACGTTACTTCGGAGTAACGTAAAAAATGCTCCAAAAGTCAAAGAAATTGATTTCATGATGATGGTCAGtggaatttttaatacaaattcatTCGAAACGATTGTCGTACAAGATAAAGATCATTATACGAGTTTGCGCGGCCTTTATCCTATGGGAGCGTTGCTAAATCATGCTTGCGTACCTAACACAAGGCACCATTACGATTCGCAGCAACAGCTTTATGTTATAGCTGTCCGTCCGATTTCCGCAGGGGAAGAAATTACAATGACTTATATTGATCTCTTTTGGGATACCATTTTAAGAAGACAAGTTTTAAGCATTacaaagaatttcttttgtaGATGTAGTAGATGTAGCGATCCTGcg GAACATGGATCATTACTAAATGCACTATACTGTGCAGGCGATTATTGTTCTGGTATTTTATTACCTTGCGATCCTCTTAACAACGAATCCGCTTGGATGTGTAACAGTTGCCGAACTATTATTAAATCAAGACAa ATTCATTCGATACGTTCTGGTTTATCATCTatactaaaagaaaatatagtcAAACATCCccgagaaatattaaaatttttacagaaaGAACTTTCGATCTTAATTCCACCATCCAATTATCTAATGGCAGATATAAAGTAtagtattatttcttatttcggTAAAACTGAAGATCTGTTATGGGAAG ATTTAACAGATGCTGAACTAGCTATTAAATCTTCCTTCTGCACAGACttgttatcaattttaaatatcttggGCTGTGGACAATGTAGAAAAAGAG GCTTACTTCTCTATGAATTGTACTGTACCACCAAAGAACAACTACGACGCTTTCaaggaagaaacgattttaaagaagaaaggttgATGCTTTTTAAAACG ATGAACATCGAAGATAATGAATCGCTCTTAAAcgaagttattaatatttttcaaaacgatGTTGTAGCAACAACTTTCTTAAACGATAACTGCTGA